The following are from one region of the Prionailurus bengalensis isolate Pbe53 chromosome A2, Fcat_Pben_1.1_paternal_pri, whole genome shotgun sequence genome:
- the SAMD9L gene encoding sterile alpha motif domain-containing protein 9-like, producing the protein MSEKVELPKVTNNWTKEHVKQWVTKDLKIDEKYGQILIDEEVTGLVLQELTEMDLREMGLPRGPALLIKRTYNRLNNRYPESNNQDSGQLDHTKPSLQEHPKKPQQTKKEDEKSELPNFNHDLREIRDTKKQKSILSKEDALNGGTTTEDQNQDKLETEQLTCMPYPFDQFHNSQRYIEHSILQPETGPLNLIDPIHEFKALTNTEAATEKDIKMKFSNEVFRFAAACINSRTNGTIHFGVKNKPHGQIVGVKVTSKDAFIDHFNITIRQYFEDEVNEAKKCIREPRFVEVLLQNNTPSDRFVIEVDVIPKHSVCEEKYFLIRMQNCKNETWKPNQDLSLFVRDGASSKDILANVKQRDIAYKAFLQNLKSLAASRKEAEEEYEVKANKKESEGQKLIKLLIGNRDSLDNSYYSWYILVTNKCHPNQTNNLDFLKEMKWFAVLEFDPESVSKGVAKVYKKSRVANLHFPNQFEEKTNNIREKISSLNLYQQPSWIFCNGRSDLKNESHKPLEPHLWHRERASEVRKLILFLTDENIMTRGKFLVVFLLLSPVESPGDPLIETFCAFYQALRGMENILCICVNSQIYQRWKDLLQTRLTMADELTNHSISTLNLELINSTILKLKPVTQSSRRFLPSHGFSSVILEKKEEDILTALEILCENECKDTDIEKDKSKFQEFKTSKEEHFYRGGKVSWWNFYFSSENYSSAFVKRDSYEKLKDLIQCWADSPKPVFAKIINLYHHPGCGGTTLAMNVLWDLKKNFRCAVLKNKTTDFAEIVEQVTKLITYKATSHEDYFPVLLLVDDFEDQENVYVLQNAIDSILAEKGLRYEKTLVIILNCMRSQNPDETAKLADSVALTYQLSPKEQRAFEAKLEEIEKQHKNCENFYSFMIMKSNFNEMYIEKVVKNILKGQNVDSKEAQLISFLALLNSYVTDSTISVSQCEIFLGIIYTSIPWEPESLEDKMGAYSTLLINTEVADFGRYTGVRIIHPLIAIFCLKELEESYNLTKCQIALKILNENLFYVSGIGREKFQHDVQTLLLTRQRKEYGDETDTLFAPLIEALKNEEIEKVLVAGSVRFPQNAFICQALARYFYIKEKNFNIALDWANQAKKRASKNSYISDTLGQVYKSQIKWWWDERKNSKDITVNDLITVNDLTYLLEAAENASRAFKKSQEQTERKGYETEAWAPQKLQRKYDTYNTAGFLGEIEVGLYTIQILQLTPYFLKENELSKKALVEFLSGKGLTPINPKCEYYLALSKFTPYLQDLQSDLKRCFDFLDDYIVLLKMKNTQKEIVEISLRKKIARCFRKYMELFCHSDFGPLQGKESQFLQEEKCRKGLEALRADRFSGLLEYLNPNHKDAATNMENIVNKYFFLLKQNPTKHLAKEKLNFILANIILNCLKPHSKSIQPLTTLKKQLREVLQVIGLSHQYPDPYFLACLLFWPENQDLDEDSKLMEKYVSSLNRTFKRQYRSMCRSKQASTLFYLGKKKGLHSLVHKAEIEQYFNKAQNINSLGQSGDVWKKKEVKDLLCRLTGQAEGKLISMEYGTEKKIKIPVTPVYSGPLRSGGNIERVSFYLGFSMEGPLAYDIEVI; encoded by the coding sequence ATGAGTGAAAAAGTAGAGCTACCCAAAGTGACCAACAACTGGACCAAAGAGCATGTGAAACAATGGGTAACCAAAGACCTTAAGATTGATGAGAAATATGGGCAGATTCTGATCGATGAAGAAGTAACTGGATTAGTCCTACAGGAATTAACTGAGATGGACCTTAGAGAAATGGGGCTACCACGGGGTCCAGCACTTTTGATAAAACGTACATATAACAGATTGAATAATAGGTACCCTGAAAGTAACAATCAGGATTCTGGACAATTAGATCATACAAAACCATCCCTACAAGAACACCCAAAAAAGCCACAACAGacaaaaaaggaagatgaaaaatcaGAGTTACCCAATTTTAATCATGATCTCAGAGAGATCAGagataccaaaaaacaaaaatcaattctttCGAAAGAAGATGCATTAAATGGAGGAACAACCACTGAAGACCAAAATCAGGATAAGCTAGAAACTGAACAGTTGACTTGTATGCCATATCCTTTTGATCAGTTCCATAACAGCCAACGTTACATAGAACATAGTATTCTACAACCTGAAACTGGCCCACTCAATCTCATAGACCCAATACATGAGTTCAAAGCCCTCACAAATAcagaagcagccacagaaaagGACATTAAGATGAAATTTAGCAATGAAGTCTTCCGATTTGCAGCAGCTTGTATTAATTCACGCACCAATGGCACCATCCATTTTGGAGTTAAGAACAAACCCCATGGACAAATTGTTGGTGTGAAAGTCACCAGTAAAGATGCCTTCATTGACCACTTCAATATAACGATCAGACAATACTTTGAAGATGAGGTCAATGAAGCCAAGAAGTGCATTCGGGAACCAAGATTTGTGGAAGTTCTACTGCAGAACAATACACCATCTGACAGATTTGTCATAGAAGTAGATGTTATTCCAAAACACTCTGTGTGTGAAGAAAAGTATTTCTTAATTAGGATGCAAAACTGTAAAAATGAAACATGGAAACCAAACCAAGAtctttcactgtttgtgagaGATGGGGCCAGCTCTAAGGATATCCTGGCCAATGTTAAGCAACGGGATATAGCTTACAaagcatttttacaaaatttaaagtCACTAGCAGCATCTAGAAAAGAGGCTGAAGAAGAATATGAGGTGAAGGCAAATAAGAAGGAGAGTGAAGGACAAAAGCTTATCAAACTTCTCATAGGCAACCGAGACTCACTGGATAATTCATATTACAGCTGGTACATTCTTGTAACAAATAAATGCCATCCAAACCAAACAAATAACTTAgattttctaaaggaaatgaagTGGTTTGCTGTGTTGGAGTTTGATCCTGAATCTGTGAGCAAGGGGGTGGCCAAAGTTTACAAAAAAAGCCGAGTAGCAAATCTTCACTTTCCAAATCAGtttgaagaaaagacaaataacataagGGAGAAAATTTCTAGTTTAAATCTTTACCAGCAGCCCAGCTGGATCTTCTGCAATGGCAGATCAGACTTGAAAAATGAGAGCCATAAGCCTCTAGAACCACACTTATGGCATAGAGAAAGAGCTTCTGAAGTCAGaaagttgattttatttctcacagatgAAAATATAATGACAAGAGGGAAATTTTTGGTAGTGTTTCTATTACTCTCTCCAGTGGAAAGCCCAGGAGATCCCCTCATTGAAACTTTCTGTGCTTTCTATCAAGCTCTCAGAGGAATGGAAAATATATTGTGTATCTGTGTAAACTCACAGATTTATCAACGATGGAAAGATCTGCTACAAACAAGACTGACAATGGCAGATGAATTAACAAACCACAGTATTTCCACTTTAAATTTAGAACTGATAAACAGTACTATTCTTAAACTAAAACCAGTGACTCAGTCATCAAGAAGATTTTTGCCTTCCCATGGATTTTCTTCCGTTAtcttggagaaaaaggaagaggatatCTTGACTGCACTGGAAATCCTCTGTGAAAATGAGTGTAAAGACACAGACATAGAGAAAGATAAATCTAAATTCCAAGAATTTAAGACATCAAAAGAGGAACACTTTTATCGAGGTGGCAAAGTATCCTGGTGgaacttctatttttcttctgaaaactaTTCTTCAGCTTTTGTCAAAAGAGATAGTTATGAAAAGCTTAAAGATCTGATACAGTGCTGGGCAGACTCTCCTAAACCAGTATTTGCAAAAATTATCAATCTTTATCATCATCCAGGCTGTGGGGGTACTACATTAGCTATGAATGTCCTCTGGGACCTAAAGAAAAACTTTAGATGTgctgtgttaaaaaacaaaacaactgattTTGCAGAAATTGTAGAACAAGTGACCAAACTGATTACCTATAAGGCAACCAGCCATGAAGACTACTTTCCTGTACTTCTCCTTGTGGATGATTTTGAAGACCAGGAAAATGTTTATGTCCTACAGAATGCCATCGATTCCATTTTAGCAGAGAAGGGCTTGAGATATGAAAAAACACTGGTAATTATCCTCAACTGCATGAGATCCCAGAATCCTGATGAGACTGCAAAATTAGCAGACAGTGTTGCACTAACCTACCAACTTTCTCCTAAGGAACAAAGAGCTTTTGAGGCTAAactggaagaaattgaaaagcaACACAAGAACTGTGAAAACTTTTATTCCTTCATGATCATGAAGAgcaattttaatgaaatgtacaTAGAAAAGGTAGTCAAGAATATCCTAAAAGGACAGAATGTTGACAGCAAGGAAGCACAACTCATCTCCTTCCTGGCTTTACTCAATTCTTATGTTACTGATTCTACAATTTCAGTGTCACAGTGTGAAATATTTTTGGGAATCATATACACTAGTATACCCTGGGAACCTGAAAGCCTAGAGGATAAGATGGGAGCCTATTCTACACTTCTAATAAACACAGAAGTTGCAGATTTTGGGAGATACACAGGTGTGCGCATCATTCATCCTTTGATTGCCATTTTCTGTCTGAAAGAACTAGAAGAAAGCTATAACTTGACTAAATGTCAAATTGCATTGAAGatcttaaatgaaaatttattctaTGTTTCTggaataggaagagaaaaatttcaaCATGATGTGCAAACTCTTCTGCTTACAAGACAGCGCAAGGAGTATGGAGATGAAACAGACACTTTGTTTGCCCCGTTAATCGAAGctttaaagaatgaagaaattgaaaaggtCTTGGTGGCAGGGAGTGTTCGATTCCCACAAAATGCATTCATTTGTCAGGCCTTAGCAAGATATTtctacattaaagaaaagaattttaatattgcTCTGGATTGGGCAAATCAGGCCAAGAAGAGAGCATCTAAAAATTCCTATATCTCAGATACACTTGGTCAAGTCTACAAAAGTCAAATCAAATGGTGGTGGGATGAAAGGAAGAACTCCAAGGATATTACTGTTAATGATCTGATTACTGTTAATGATCTAACATATCTCCTGGAAGCTGCTGAAAATGCCTCAAGAGCTTTCAAAAAATCCCAAGAGCAAACTGAGAGGAAAGGCTATGAAACAGAGGCCTGGGCACCACAGAAGTTGCAAAGAAAATATGACACATACAATACAGCCGGTTTCTTGGGTGAAATCGAAGTTGGTCTTTACACTATTCAGATTCTCCAGCTCACTCCCTATTtcctcaaagaaaatgaattatctaAAAAAGCTCTGGTAgaatttttatcaggaaagggACTTACTCCCATAAATCCAAAATGTGAATATTATTTGGCTCTTAGCAAGTTCACACCCTACTTACAAGATTTACAATCAGATTTGAAAAGGTGTTTTGACTTCCTTGATGATTATAttgttcttttgaaaatgaagaacacccaaaaagaaatagtagaaatctcattaaggaaaaaaatcgCTCGTTGTTTCAGGAAATACATGGAACTTTTCTGCCATTCGGATTTCGGTCCATTACAGGGCAAAGAGAGTCAGTTTCTCCAAGAAGAGAAATGCAGGAAAGGTTTAGAAGCTTTGAGAGCAGATAGGTTTTCTGGACTCCTGGAATATCTTAATCCAAATCACAAAGACGCTGCAACCAATATGGAAAATAtagtgaacaaatattttttcctattgaaGCAAAACCCAACTAAACACCTGGCAAAGGAGAAACTAAACTTCATTTTAGCCAACATTATTCTTAATTGTCTAAAACCCCACTCCAAATCCATTCAACCGCTTACCACACTGAAAAAACAGCTCCGAGAAGTGTTGCAAGTCATAGGACTAAGTCATCAATATCCAGACCCTTATTTCTTGGCCTGCCTTCTGTTCTGGCCAGAAAATCAAGACCTAGATGAAGATTCCAAACTAATGGAAAAGTATGTTTCATCCTTAAACAGAACCTTCAAGAGACAGTACAGGAGCATGTGCAGGTCCAAGCAGGCAAGCACGCTCTTTTATCTGGGGAAGAAGAAGGGTCTCCACAGTCTTGTTCACAAGGCTGAGATAGAGCAATACTTCAATAAAGCACAAAATATAAATTCTCTCGGGCAGAGTGGtgatgtttggaaaaaaaaagaagtcaaagaccTCCTGTGTCGTCTAACTGGTCAGGCTGAAGGCAAGCTAATCTCTATGGAATatggaacagagaaaaaaattaaaataccagtAACACCTGTTTATTCAGGTCCACTCAGAAGTGGTGGAAACATAGAAAGAGTGTCCTTCTACCTAGGATTTTCCATGGAAGGCCCTCTAGCATATGACATAGAAGTAATTTAA